DNA from Mycobacteriales bacterium:
AGCATGATCGTGCCGTGCATCGTGAACATCTGGTCGTAGGTCTCAGCGCTGAACAGCTGCTGGCCCGGCCGGGCGAGCTCGGTCCGCATGAGCTCGGCCATGATGCCGCCGATGAGGAAGAACACGAACGACGTCGACAGGTAGAGCAGGCCGATGACCTTGTGGTCGGTGCTGGTGATCCAGCGCACGATCCGGCTGCCGGGTACGACGTGGACGCGCGCCGGCCGCTGCCGCTCGACCAGGGGCCGCGTGGGTTCGACGACGGTCACGAGAGGTAACCCCCTGTCTTCGGCCCGGTGGTCGGCCCGTTGTAGATCGTGTACTCGTCGTTGGTACCCGCTGCGGCCTCGGCTTTCGCCTTCGCCAGCCAAGCGGCGTACGCCGTCGGCGTCACCGCCTTGACCGTGAACAGCATGCGGTCATGGTCGATACCGCAGAACTCGGCGCATCGGCCCTGGAACGTGCCGGTCGAGGTCACGGTGACCGAGAACTCGTTGGGGTGACCCGGGATGACGTCGCGCTTGAACAGGAACGGGACCACCCAGAACGAGTGGATGACGTCGGGAGAGGTCAGGTAGAAGTTGATCGGCGTGTCCGTCGGGACCACCATCTGCGGCGGGTCGCCCGGTCGCCCGGTGATCGACAGGCCGTCCTCGAGGTAGTTGAACTGCCAGGACCACTGGAACCCGACGACGCCCATCTGGAGGGTGTTGGCGGCGTGCGAGACCTTGTCTTCCTTGTTCTCGTTGATGGCCGTGAAATAGAACAAAACGGACACCACGACGATCGGGATGAACGTGTACATGACCTCGATCGGCAGGTTGTAGCGCAC
Protein-coding regions in this window:
- the coxB gene encoding cytochrome c oxidase subunit II → MLRRFARVARVALIPAVMLLASGCTGEAAKWERGGWPQPVTKQGRDALHLWQGALIASAVVGGIVLAMIVVACVAFRRRTPDQMPRQVRYNLPIEVMYTFIPIVVVSVLFYFTAINENKEDKVSHAANTLQMGVVGFQWSWQFNYLEDGLSITGRPGDPPQMVVPTDTPINFYLTSPDVIHSFWVVPFLFKRDVIPGHPNEFSVTVTSTGTFQGRCAEFCGIDHDRMLFTVKAVTPTAYAAWLAKAKAEAAAGTNDEYTIYNGPTTGPKTGGYLS